Below is a genomic region from Vulgatibacter sp..
GCACGGCGGCGGAATGGACCTCCATGCTCAGCTCGTGGCGAGACTCGTCGGTGGCGCCTGCAGTTCCTCGAGCAAGGGAAGCGCCACGAAGAACGTCGAGCCCCTGCCCGGCTCGCTCCGGAGCCAGATCCGCCCGCCGTGGTTTTCCACCACGTCGCGGGTGATGTAGAGCCCGAGCCCCAACCCCCCGTACGACGAGGCGCTCACGTTCTCCGCCCGGAAGAAGCGCTCGAAGATGCGACCCTGGTCCGCAGGCGGAATGCCGATTCCCTCGTCGGATACGGCGAGGATCGCCTCACGTCCCTCCCGAGCGAGCGTGATCCCGACGCGCCCGCCGCCGGGGCTGAACTTGAAGGCGTTGTCGACGAGGATGTCGAGGACCTGGACGATCCGCTGGCGATCCCCCGCGACCAGCAGCGCCTCCTCCGGCACCTCCACCTCGAGCCGGTGCGCTTCGTCGTGTTCCCGGTAGGCGTCGGCCACCTCGCGAACCGCTTCGGCGAGCGCGAAGGGTTCCCGGCGGACGGCGAGCCGGGCGGCAGCGCGGATCCTCGAGACGTCGAGCAGATCGTCGATCAGATCCTTCAGGCGCTCCAGCCCCGCACGCGCCTTGGCGATGGCGGCGAGATCGATCGGCTCGCCGGCGACCGCGCGGCGTTCCATCGTCTGCAGCCGTGCAGCCAGGGGCGTGAGCGGCGTCTTGAGCTCGTGGGAGGCGACGCTGAGGAAGTCGTCGCGGATGCGGACCGCCTCCTGCGCTTCGGCGAGGGCCTGCTCGCGCGCCTCCTCCGCAGCGACCCGATCGGTCACGTCGACGGTCATCCCGACCCACTCCCGGATGCTGCCGTCTTCGTTGCGTACGGGCACACCGCTCGACTCGTGGGTGTGCCACCTGCCGTCTACCAGGATCCGGTAGCGGTAATTCCGGTAGGGCTTTCCCTCTCGGAGCATGATCCGCTGCTGTTCCACGGCGCGGGCCAGGTCCTCCGGCGGCATGTAGCGGACCCACCTTCCCGTCTGGAAGTCGTCGAGGGTGTGACCGGTGAGGGCCGTCCAGGCCTCCCCTCCCGACAGGGGCGCGAGGTGGGGATCGGTCACCCAGACCACGTCGGAGGTCGCCTGCGCGAGGCGGCGGAAGCGCTCCTCGCTGTGCCGCAGCTCCCGCTCCTGCCGCCGGCTCTCGCTGGCGAGGCGATCCTGCTCCGCCGCTTCTGCGATGCGAGCGGCGAGATGGGCGACGGTGGTGCGGGCCTCCGGATCGAAGGTGCCCAGCTCTGCCGGCGCCTCCACCTCGATCCCGCCCTCCTCCACCGCCCCGTGGAAGCGTTCGACGAGAACCTCCGTCGCATGCGAGGCGCTGCTCTCGTGCGGGGCGACGAATTCGCTGCCATCCAGCCGGATGACGCAGCGACGCGCAAGCAGGCGGACGATGCACGCCGCGGCCTGCTCCAACCGTTCGGGCAGGGCCGTGCGCGCGGAGAGCGCGAGCCCCACCTCGAGCACCAGGCGCTGGCGATCGGCGGCGCGCCGCCGCTCGGCGGCAAGGGCGGCGAGCAGCAGCGCGCCGATGGTGACGAGGGAGAAGTAGGCCTGGGTGTAGAAGGCGCGCATCGCGGGGAGTTCGGCGCCCGGCTCGGCGAAGGGACCACCGCCTTCCAACGCTTGCCAGCCTGCGAGAGCGCCCAGGCAGGCCATCGCCCAGGCTGCGCCGCGGGGGCCGAATCGGAAGGCAGCCCAGGCGAGGACGACCGTGCTCGAGCCGCCGAGGGCGAGCAGCTGCAAGCCGCGGGTGGGGAGGGCAAAGGTCCCCCAGGTCGCGACGAGCAACGCCACCAGCAGCAAGAAAACCTCGGGGACTCGATGGACGAAGGGGCGAGGCCACTCGCCCCGGACCGGCGCGGTGAGCACCAGCGGCGAGATGGCGAGGAGGCCGAAGGACTGCGCCGCCCACCGCTGCAGGGGCGCGAGCGGCGGCGCGTCCGCGGGCCAGATCGGCCAGACGAGCAGCAGCAGCAGCGTCGCCAGCAGCGAGGTCAGCAGCACGCCACCCGCGAGCCAGAGCAGGACCTCGCTCACCCGGCGCAGCGAGAAGGGCCGCCCACCTGCGGTGCGCATCACCCACGCACCGACCGCAGCCGGCAGGGTGTTGGCGAGCGCCCACACTGCCGCCACCGGCGCAGGCAGCGCCGGGCCCGCCAGGTGGGGCAGGCGTGCGAGGCCGAAGACGACGGCGGCCAGAGGGAGGAGCAGCACCGGCCAGGCGCGCCGTGGCGCGCGGACCAGCGTGCCCAGCGCGAGGCCAGCGGGAGGCCACCAGAACGGCGAGATCTCCCCGGCGGCGTAGGCGGTTTCGTAGGCCAGCAGCTCGAGCAGGACGTAGCCCACGACGAAGGCGCAAACCTTCGCCACCAGGCGCCATCCTGCCCAGCCTGCTTCCCGCATCGATCCCCCACCGGCCCATCGGCCGGATTGGGGCAAGCCTAAGCACGGCGCTCGGAACGGGAATCAGTACGTGTAGAAGCCCTCGCCGCTCTTCCTGCCGAGCTTGCCGGCGCGGACCATCTGCTTGAGCAGCTGCGGCGGGCGGAACTGGCTGCCGCCGAGCTCTGCGTAGAGGTACTCGCCGATGGCCATGCGCACGTCGAGGCCCACGAGATCGGTGAGCTTGAGCGGGCCCATCGGGTGGCCGTAGCCGAGCTCCATCGCCTTGTCGATCTCGGCGGCGGAGGCGACGCCCTCCTCGAGCATGCGGATCGCTTCCATGCCGAGGGCGATGCCGAGGCGCGAGGAGGCGAAGCCCGGGGCGTCCCGCACCACGATCACCTCCTTGCCCAGCTTCTCGCCCACCGCGCGAACGGCGGCCAGCGTCTCCTCGCTGGTCTGGTAGGCCTTCACCACCTCGAGCAGCTTCATCAGGTGCACGGGGTTGAAGAAGTGCATGCCGATCACGCGCGCGGGCCGCGGCAGCGCCGCGGCGATCTCGGTGAGGGCGAGGCTCGAGGTGTTGGAGGCGAGGATGGCGTGCTCGCCTGCGTGCCTGGCGCTCTCGCCGAGGACCTGCACCTTGAGCGCGAGCTTCTCGGGCACCGCCTCGATCACGAGGTCGGCGCCGCTCGTCGCCGCGGCGAGATCCATGCTGCCGGTGAGGCGCGAGAGCGCCGCGTCGCGGGCCTCGGCGCTGACCTTGCCCTTCTCCACGCCCTTGGCGAAGTTGGCCTTGATCTTCTGCAGGCCGTTCTCGACGCCTGCGGCAGCCACGTCGAAGAGCCGGGTCTCGTAGCCCGCCGCCGCTGCAACGTGGGCGATGCCGTGACCCATGGTCCCCGCGCCGAGGACGGCGATGGTGCGGATCTCGAAGGTGCTCATCCTCAGCTCTCCTTCCGCTTCTTCCGCTCGAGGAAGGCGGTCATCCGTTCGAATTTTTCGGCGCTCTCGAAGAGGATCGCCTGGCCCAGCTTCTCGATCGGCTCGGGATCGTTGCCCCGGGCGATGGCGTTGAGCGCCGCCTTGGCGACGCGCACGGCCAGCGTGCCGTTGGCGGCGATCTG
It encodes:
- a CDS encoding 3-hydroxyacyl-CoA dehydrogenase family protein, translated to MSTFEIRTIAVLGAGTMGHGIAHVAAAAGYETRLFDVAAAGVENGLQKIKANFAKGVEKGKVSAEARDAALSRLTGSMDLAAATSGADLVIEAVPEKLALKVQVLGESARHAGEHAILASNTSSLALTEIAAALPRPARVIGMHFFNPVHLMKLLEVVKAYQTSEETLAAVRAVGEKLGKEVIVVRDAPGFASSRLGIALGMEAIRMLEEGVASAAEIDKAMELGYGHPMGPLKLTDLVGLDVRMAIGEYLYAELGGSQFRPPQLLKQMVRAGKLGRKSGEGFYTY
- a CDS encoding ATP-binding protein → MAKVCAFVVGYVLLELLAYETAYAAGEISPFWWPPAGLALGTLVRAPRRAWPVLLLPLAAVVFGLARLPHLAGPALPAPVAAVWALANTLPAAVGAWVMRTAGGRPFSLRRVSEVLLWLAGGVLLTSLLATLLLLLVWPIWPADAPPLAPLQRWAAQSFGLLAISPLVLTAPVRGEWPRPFVHRVPEVFLLLVALLVATWGTFALPTRGLQLLALGGSSTVVLAWAAFRFGPRGAAWAMACLGALAGWQALEGGGPFAEPGAELPAMRAFYTQAYFSLVTIGALLLAALAAERRRAADRQRLVLEVGLALSARTALPERLEQAAACIVRLLARRCVIRLDGSEFVAPHESSASHATEVLVERFHGAVEEGGIEVEAPAELGTFDPEARTTVAHLAARIAEAAEQDRLASESRRQERELRHSEERFRRLAQATSDVVWVTDPHLAPLSGGEAWTALTGHTLDDFQTGRWVRYMPPEDLARAVEQQRIMLREGKPYRNYRYRILVDGRWHTHESSGVPVRNEDGSIREWVGMTVDVTDRVAAEEAREQALAEAQEAVRIRDDFLSVASHELKTPLTPLAARLQTMERRAVAGEPIDLAAIAKARAGLERLKDLIDDLLDVSRIRAAARLAVRREPFALAEAVREVADAYREHDEAHRLEVEVPEEALLVAGDRQRIVQVLDILVDNAFKFSPGGGRVGITLAREGREAILAVSDEGIGIPPADQGRIFERFFRAENVSASSYGGLGLGLYITRDVVENHGGRIWLRSEPGRGSTFFVALPLLEELQAPPTSLATS